The genomic window GCCTGGAGCACGGGCTCGACCTGCGCTACGACAAGACCTCGGTCACCCGCTGGCTGCGCGGTCAGCAGCCCAGGGGCGCCACCCCCGCCCTGATCGCGGAGGTCTTCACCCGGCGGCTCGGCCGGCGGCTGTCCGCCCAGGACATCGGCCTGGACGCCTGCGCCCCGGTCTACGCGGGCCTGGAGTTCGCCGAGACCCCGCAGGAGGCCGTGGACATCGTCGCCAGCATGTGGCGCAAGGACACCGGGCCGCAGTCCGAGCTGCGCCGGATCGCCTTCACCCCGGCCGGCCTGGTGGTGCCCAGCCGGGACTGGCTGATCGGCCGCAGCGACGAGCAGGTGGCCCGGGACGGTTCGGCGGGCATCTACGTCGCCGGACCGGACGGCCCGCTGGCCCGGCTCGACCCGGCCGTGGACCACGCCGACCCGCCGCCCCGCGGGGCCGGGCCCGCCGCGCCCCGGGTCACCCCGGCGGGGCGGGTGCCCTCGCAGGCACGGCGACCGCTGGTCTCCGGCACCAGGACGGCGACCCTGCCGGCCCAGGCCGGCCCGGCCGAGGCGAGCGCGCGGGTGGCCCGCGCGGGTCTGCGGGTCGGGCGCGGCGACATCGCCGCCGTCCGGGCGGTCGGCGACCTGTTCCGCGCGCTGGACAACGCCTACGGCGGCGGCCACGCCCGCCAGGCGCTGGTGCGCTACCTGGAGAGCGAGGCCGAGCCGATGCTGCGGGGCCGCTACGGCGAGCAGATCGGCCGGGCGCTGTTCGCCGCCGTCGCCGACCTCACCAGGCTGGCCGGCTGGACGTCCTTCGACATCGCCGCGCACGGCCTGGCGCAGCGCTACTTCGTCCAGGCGCTGCGGCTCTCCCAGGCGGCCGGCGACCGGGTGCTCGGCGGCCATGTGCTGATCACCATGAGCCAGCAGGCGGTGCACCTCGGCCACGGCCGGGAGGCGGTCCAGCTGGCCAGGGTGGCGCAGCAGGGCGTCGGCACCGCGGCCCCGGCCACCATCCAGGCGCTGATGCACGCCGCCGAGGCGCGCGGGCACGGCGTCCTGGGCGACGCCCGCTCGTGCACCACGGCGCTGGTCCGCTCCGAGCGGGCCCTCGCGCTCGCCCGCAGCGGCGACGACCTGCCCAGCTGGGCCCGCTACTTCGACGAGGCCCAGCTCGCCGACGAGTTCGCCCACTGCTACCGGGACCTCCAGCAGTGGCGCCCGGCCGCCCAGCACGCGGAGAAGTCGCTGCGGCTGCGCGGCGCCGCCTACGCGCGCAGCCGGGTCTTCTGCCGGATCGTGCTGGCCGCCGCCCGGCTCGGCATGGGCGACCTGGACGAGTCCTGCGCGCTGGCCACCGAGGCGCTGCGCGCGGCTGGGGAGATGCGCTCGGCCCGCACGGTGGAGTACCTGCGCGACTTCCACCGCCGGCTGGCCCCCTACCGCGGCAGCCCGGCGGCCCGCGCCTTTGAGGAGTCGGCCCGGCAGGCGGGGGTGATCTGAGCGCCCATCGGCCACCGACCGCGCTGAGCTGCCGCTGCGCCGGCTTCACCGCCGCCCCCTTAACCGGTGTGGCGGCGGTGAAGCCCTCGGCGTGGACGAGCAGGTCGATCGTGCTGCCCGGGCTCCCGTCGGCCGGTCCGAACGCTCAGGCCGCCCGTGCCTGGCTGACCTCGGTCGACCGGGACACGTCCAGGTCGCGCAGCACCGCCTCGGCGGCCCGCCGCCCTGACACCAGCGCACCCTGGGCGCTGCTGGTGTCCCGGTGGTCGCCGCAGACGTAGAGCCCGGCCAGCACCCGCACCGGGCGGCGCAGGTTGTGCGGTGGCGGCATCGCCGGTACCGCGTCCGGCAGGTGGCGCACGCTCAGGAACTCCCACTCGCGCGTCGACACCCCGTAGAGCTCGGTCAGCCGCGCGCGCACCGCCGGTTCCAGGGCGGCGGGCCCGCCGGTGCCGAAGGCGCGGCGGCCGAGCACGGTGGTGGCCACCAGCGTGCGGCCCGCCGGGGCGTAGGACGCGTGCACCTGGCTGAGCACCAGCGAGTGCGAGACGGGCGCGGGTCCGTGTGTGCGGTCGCCGTCCAGCAGCAGCACCGCCTCCTCCAGCGGCGTCCCGGCGGCGGTGTGGTAGTAGGTCGTCACCGGGTGGAAGTCGGGTAACCGCAGGCCCGGCAGCAGCTCGGCCGCCGACCGGGCGTCGGTGGCCAGCACCACGGCGCGCGCGCCGAGGCGTCCGTGCTCCTCGGTCCACACCCCGTCCGCGCCGACCGCCGTCACCCGCACGCCCAGCCGCACCGTGCCCGCCGGCAGGCCGGCGGCCAGCTGTTCGGGGACGGCCGCGGTGCCGGCGGCGGGCAGCGCGAGGTGACCGCGGGCGTAGCCGCGCAGCACCAGGTCGGCGACCCGGCTGCTGGTGCCGAGCGCCGGGTCGCTGAGCAGCGCGGTGAGCAGTGGGCGCAGGAAGCCGTCCACCATCTTGGGCGGCAGTCCGCGCTCCGCCAGCGCGCGGGCGGTACTGGTCTCGGGGCGGGCCAGCAGCCGCTGGGCCGGGGCGGCGGCCAGCCGGCTGAGCGCCGACCCCAGCCGGGCCTTCTCCAGCGGGCTGCCCAGTGGTGAGCGGCTGGTGGCCTGGCGGGCGGTCGGCAGGTGCGGGTCGCCGACCCGGTAGCGGCGTCCACCGCTGTGCACCAGCACGCCGGGGGCCAGCGGGCGCAGTTCCAACCCGTCCAGGTCGAGTCGGCGCACCAGCTCGGGGAAGCCGGTGTTGAGCAGTTGACCACCGTGGTCCAGCCGGTAGCCGTCCAGGTGGTGGCCGGCCATCCGGCCGCCGATCCGCTCGGTCGCCTCCAGCACCTGGACGTCCAGTCCGGCGGAGGTCAGCGACCGGGCGGCGGCCAGGCCGGCCAGACCCGCACCGACGACGATCACATCGGGGTCGTCGTCGCGGTTGCGGCGGGTGATGTCCTGTGGCGTCACGAGCGAGCTCCCTCCCTGGTCCCGGAGCTCCGGCCGGCGGACGGCTGCGGGGTGCCGGGACGGTTCCCCGGGGTGATGCCCCGTCAGAAGCTTGATCAGGCAAGGGCATTGGCCCGGATCGATGGGCTCCGCCCTGCGCCGGTAGCACGCCTGGGGGCATGCGCGGGCGCCGTGCGCCGTAGCGTGCGCCCCTCTGCGCGCTGCGCCGGCAGCGGACGGACCCGGCTCAGAGCGCGGCGCGCACCGCCTGGTCGACCTCCGGGTGGGCGAAGGCGAACCCCGCCGCCAGCAGCTTGGCCGGCAGCACCCGGTGGCTGCCCACCACCTCCACCGCCATCTCGCCCAGCGCCAGCTGCAACGCGAACTCCGGTACCGGGAAAGGCGTCGGGCGCCGCAGCACCCGGCCCAGCGAGGCGGTGAGCTCGGCGTTGGTCACCGGCTCCGGCGCAGTCAGGTTGACCGGACCGGTCAGCTCCGGGTGGTCGATCAGGAACCGCAGCGCGGCGACCTGGTCGGCCAGCGAGATGAAGCTCCAGTACTGCTGCCCGGAGCCCAGCCGGCCGCCGAGCCCCAGTTTGAAGAGCGGGAACAGCCGCCCGCCGGCACCGCCGGCCGCGCTGAGCACCAGCCCGGTGCGCGGGTGGACCACCCGGATCCCGGCGTCGGCGGCGGGCTGCGCCGCGCCCTCCCAGTCCATGCAGACCCGGGCCAGGAAGTCGTCCCCGGCCGGTGCCGTCTCGTCGATCGGCCGGGCCCCGGTCTGCCCGTAGTACCCGACGGCCGAGCCGCTGACCAGCACGGCGGGCGGGGTGTCCAGGGTCGGCAGCACGGTGGCCAGCGTGCGGGTGCCGAGCACCCGGCTGTCGTGGATCTCCTGTTTGTAGGCGGGGGTCCAGCGGCGCTCGGCCACCCCGGCGCCCGCCAGGTGCACCACCGCCCCGGTGCCCTCCAGGCCGGCCCGGTCCAGCTCGCCGCGGGCCGGGTTCCAGCCGATCGCCACCGAGCCGTCGGGCCGCGGGCCCAGCGCCTGGCGGTGGCGCACCAGCCGTACCACCTGGTGGCCGTCGGCCAGCAGCGAGCGGACGAGGGCGGAGCCGATCAGGCCCGAGGAACCGGTGACAGCGATGCGCATGCCGCCATCCTGGCAGGACCCGGCGGCCGGGCGGACCGCGACCCGCCTGCGCGCCGCTGGTCGGGGCACCGCTGACGTGGGTTCACCGGGCCCGATACGGTACGGCGGTGAGCAACTTCACCCCTCCCGGCTGGTACCCCGACCCGGAGCCCGCCGCAGGCGCACACGGCGCCCGCGAGCGCTTCTGGGACGGTACGGCGTGGACCGCCCGCACCCGGCCGCTGCCGCCGTCGGGTGCGCCGTTCGCCACGGCCCCGCACGGGAGCCGGGACGGGGCCGCGCCGCCGTCGGCCGTCCCGCCGCCCGGAGCCGTCCCGACGGCCCCGCCGCTTGGAGCCGTCCTACCGCCCGGAGCCGTCCCGCCGGCCCCGCCGCTCGCCCCCGCACCGGCCCCCCAGCCGTCCGCCCGGCCGGTGGTCGCCGGTCCCGCCGAGCCGCCCAGCTCGCTCTCCGACGCCTCCCCGGCCTACGGCCATCCGGCCATACCCGAGCCGGCCGAGGGCATCGGCTACGGCTACCCCGCGCCGGTTGCGACCCCGGCCCAGGCCCCGGCCCAGCCGCAGGCCCCCGCGCCGCTGCTGCCGGGCCCCGCGGCGGTGCCGCCGCCCTTCGGCTACCGGTCGCCCGGCTACCCGGCACCGCCGCCCGCCCGCAGGCGCACCGGCCTGATCGTCGGAGCGCTGGCGGGGGCGCTGATCGTGGTGGTGCTCACGGTCGGGGTCTCGATCGTGTTCCTGCACAGCAGTCGCAGCAGGCCCGTCGCCGCGGCGCTGCCGCCCGCCGCCGGCCACGGCCCGCTGCCGAGCGCCACCGGCCCGTCCGGCAACGGCGCACCCGTGCGCCCCACCGGCCCCGCCACCACGCCCGCCGGGCCGCCGTCGGCCGGGGCCGGCGCCCTCCCGCCCGGCATCCCCGCCCCCGGCACGGCCTCGCCGGGCAGTGTCCCGCCGGACGCGTCCCCGGCCTCGCCCGGCGCCGGACCGGTGCCGGACGCCGCGCACAACTGGAGCGTCCCGCTGCCCCAGGGCTGGTCCGTCGCCCAGCACGACGCCGCCACCACCCTCCTGCTGGTCACCGGCCCCTACCAGTGCGCCACCCCGGGCGGCTGCGTGCGCGGCAACTTCGAGATCGACAGCAGGACGGCGAGCGGCCCGGACGCGCAGACGGTGGCCCGCCAGACCATGTCCGACTACGCGCCGCAGCTCTTCGGCCAGCTCGACTCGCACGAGGAGCTGGCCAGCGGACCGGTCACGGTGGCCGGGCAGAGCGGCTTCGCGGTCCGCTGGCACGTGGTGCCCGCCCAGGCCGGCCCCGGCTACCTGCTGCTGATCGCCCTGCCGGCCCCCGGCGGCGGCTTCACCACCATGGTGGGCTCGGTGGACGACGACCCGCAGGCCCCGGGCCCCGCCGTGCTGGACCAGATCGCCACCGGCATCCAGCCGGCGGCCACCGCCCCGAACGCCACCTGAGCGCCCGGACGCCGGCCGGCGTCCGGGCGCTCAGGTGCGCCTCAATCCCCGTAGATCTCCCACAACTTGGGGAATCGTTTCGCCATCTCCGCACCGTCGGCGAAGTCGAACCGCGGCCCCTCGGGCAGCCGGGGCTGGTTGTTGCCCAGGTCCGGCAGCGGCAGCCCGGTCAGCTGCTCGTGCGCCTCGTCGGCGGCGTAGCCGAACTCCTCGGCGTCGCCGTCCTCCTCCTCGTCGAAGTCGGGCACCAGCTCCGCCAGGTCGTCCGGGTGGTAGAGCGCCCCCTCGAACACCTCCCGGCCCTGCGCGATCAGCCAGCAGCGGAAGTAGTCGAAGGCGTCCTCCGACGCGCCGCCCAGCATCAGGTAGGCGGCACCCCACAGCTCCCGGGTGTACGCGCGCTGGAACCGCGCCTCGAACAGTCGCGCGAAGTCGATCACCTCGTCCGGCGTCAGCTGCGCGAGCCGCTCCACCAGCAGGTCGGCCTGGTCGTCCGGATCACCGTCGGCGGCGTCGCGGCACTCGTCGATGATCTGCCAGAAGTCCGTCTCGTACATCACCGCTCCAGCATCCCTGTTCTACGTGGCAAACGCACACCATCCGCGCCCGCGCCACTCGCGCCACGCCCCCGGTTCGGGTGAACGGGGGGTGGCGGGCCGTGCCGTGGTGTGCTCGGAAACGCCGTCGGCCGGCCCGCCCCGAGCGGGGCGGGCCGGCCGACGTTCACCGCTGACGGCAAGCCGGGGCTACAGGCCGAGCTCGACCTCGAACTCGCCGGACTCCAGGATCTCCTTGACGGCCACCAGGTAGCGGGCGGCGTCGGCGCCGTCCACCAGGCGGTGGTCGTAGGAGAGCGACAGGTAGGTCATGTCGCGGACGGCGATGACGGTGCCCTCCTCGGTCTCGATGACCACGGGGCGCTTGACCGTCGCGCCGATGCCCAGGATGGCGACCTGGTTCGGCGGCACGATGACGGTGTCGAACAGCGCACCGCG from Kitasatospora sp. NBC_01250 includes these protein-coding regions:
- a CDS encoding regulator, producing MGPAELHHSPPGETPARAESARAQNPLLAALIEEAGFSHAGLARRVDQLGLEHGLDLRYDKTSVTRWLRGQQPRGATPALIAEVFTRRLGRRLSAQDIGLDACAPVYAGLEFAETPQEAVDIVASMWRKDTGPQSELRRIAFTPAGLVVPSRDWLIGRSDEQVARDGSAGIYVAGPDGPLARLDPAVDHADPPPRGAGPAAPRVTPAGRVPSQARRPLVSGTRTATLPAQAGPAEASARVARAGLRVGRGDIAAVRAVGDLFRALDNAYGGGHARQALVRYLESEAEPMLRGRYGEQIGRALFAAVADLTRLAGWTSFDIAAHGLAQRYFVQALRLSQAAGDRVLGGHVLITMSQQAVHLGHGREAVQLARVAQQGVGTAAPATIQALMHAAEARGHGVLGDARSCTTALVRSERALALARSGDDLPSWARYFDEAQLADEFAHCYRDLQQWRPAAQHAEKSLRLRGAAYARSRVFCRIVLAAARLGMGDLDESCALATEALRAAGEMRSARTVEYLRDFHRRLAPYRGSPAARAFEESARQAGVI
- a CDS encoding NAD(P)/FAD-dependent oxidoreductase; translated protein: MTPQDITRRNRDDDPDVIVVGAGLAGLAAARSLTSAGLDVQVLEATERIGGRMAGHHLDGYRLDHGGQLLNTGFPELVRRLDLDGLELRPLAPGVLVHSGGRRYRVGDPHLPTARQATSRSPLGSPLEKARLGSALSRLAAAPAQRLLARPETSTARALAERGLPPKMVDGFLRPLLTALLSDPALGTSSRVADLVLRGYARGHLALPAAGTAAVPEQLAAGLPAGTVRLGVRVTAVGADGVWTEEHGRLGARAVVLATDARSAAELLPGLRLPDFHPVTTYYHTAAGTPLEEAVLLLDGDRTHGPAPVSHSLVLSQVHASYAPAGRTLVATTVLGRRAFGTGGPAALEPAVRARLTELYGVSTREWEFLSVRHLPDAVPAMPPPHNLRRPVRVLAGLYVCGDHRDTSSAQGALVSGRRAAEAVLRDLDVSRSTEVSQARAA
- a CDS encoding TIGR01777 family oxidoreductase, which gives rise to MRIAVTGSSGLIGSALVRSLLADGHQVVRLVRHRQALGPRPDGSVAIGWNPARGELDRAGLEGTGAVVHLAGAGVAERRWTPAYKQEIHDSRVLGTRTLATVLPTLDTPPAVLVSGSAVGYYGQTGARPIDETAPAGDDFLARVCMDWEGAAQPAADAGIRVVHPRTGLVLSAAGGAGGRLFPLFKLGLGGRLGSGQQYWSFISLADQVAALRFLIDHPELTGPVNLTAPEPVTNAELTASLGRVLRRPTPFPVPEFALQLALGEMAVEVVGSHRVLPAKLLAAGFAFAHPEVDQAVRAAL
- a CDS encoding DUF2510 domain-containing protein — translated: MSNFTPPGWYPDPEPAAGAHGARERFWDGTAWTARTRPLPPSGAPFATAPHGSRDGAAPPSAVPPPGAVPTAPPLGAVLPPGAVPPAPPLAPAPAPQPSARPVVAGPAEPPSSLSDASPAYGHPAIPEPAEGIGYGYPAPVATPAQAPAQPQAPAPLLPGPAAVPPPFGYRSPGYPAPPPARRRTGLIVGALAGALIVVVLTVGVSIVFLHSSRSRPVAAALPPAAGHGPLPSATGPSGNGAPVRPTGPATTPAGPPSAGAGALPPGIPAPGTASPGSVPPDASPASPGAGPVPDAAHNWSVPLPQGWSVAQHDAATTLLLVTGPYQCATPGGCVRGNFEIDSRTASGPDAQTVARQTMSDYAPQLFGQLDSHEELASGPVTVAGQSGFAVRWHVVPAQAGPGYLLLIALPAPGGGFTTMVGSVDDDPQAPGPAVLDQIATGIQPAATAPNAT
- a CDS encoding DUF4240 domain-containing protein, translating into MYETDFWQIIDECRDAADGDPDDQADLLVERLAQLTPDEVIDFARLFEARFQRAYTRELWGAAYLMLGGASEDAFDYFRCWLIAQGREVFEGALYHPDDLAELVPDFDEEEDGDAEEFGYAADEAHEQLTGLPLPDLGNNQPRLPEGPRFDFADGAEMAKRFPKLWEIYGD